From the genome of Papaver somniferum cultivar HN1 chromosome 2, ASM357369v1, whole genome shotgun sequence, one region includes:
- the LOC113351777 gene encoding uncharacterized protein LOC113351777, with protein MTKSFLKDILVDEFRASKNKKTADDVQDLLHLEYDLVWYKDSIESCNPGSVVKFEYDGETKQFQRFFVAFEASITGFNKYCRPMLFIDCTFLTGKFKGDLIVACGKTGNQDIYPVAFGIVPCENYDIWEWFLTNFKGIIIEDRPLTIISNRGAGLLKHVPLVFPKAYHSFCLYHMKGNIPVPKGKSRQTAVKLFEECYTALTKEKFYVASKSMSNLKMDSVIDWMVKIPFKNLAAHAFLGERFGENTSNIVGSFNSVIKHDKRLPSLELLDSIRAYVMEQNYQRKVEYGKWTGKLTPRMQARLNKRVTDCRFYKFLRSGGKVFEIIYPTGKHLVDLDAKICT; from the exons ATGACGAAGTCTTTTCTGAAGGATATCTTAGTAGATGAATTTCGAGCATCAAAGAATAAGAAGACTGCAGATGATGTGCAAGATCTGCTTCATCTGGAATATG ACCTTGTTTGGTATAAAGATTCAATTGAAAGTTGTAATCCTGGTAGCGTCGTCAAGTTTGAGTATGATGGTGAAACGAAGCAGTTCCAGAGGTTTTTTGTTGCTTTCGAAGCTTCTATTACTGGTTTCAATAAGTACTGTCGTCCGATGTTGTTTATTGATTGTACTTTTCTCACTGGGAAGTTTAAGGGCGATCTTATCGTTGCTTGCGGGAAAACTGGTAACCAAG ACATCTATCCAGTTGCATTTGGAATTGTTCCTTGTGAAAATTATGACATTTGGGAATGGTTCTTAACCAATTTTAAGGGTATTATCATTGAAGACCGTCCACTGACTATCATATCAAACCGTGGAGCTGGGCTTTTGAAGCATGTCCCTCTTGTCTTTCCAAAAGCTTACCATTCTTTCTGTTTGTACCACATGAAAGGTAATATTCCGGTTCCAAAGGGAAAGAGTAGGCAAACTGCTGTGAAGCTGTTTGAAGAGTGCTACACTGCGTTAACAAAGGAGAAGTTTTATGTTGCTTCCAAGAGTATGAGCAATCTGAAGATGGATTCAGTTATTGATTGGATGGTAAAGATTCCGTTCAAGAACTTGGCTGCTCATGCATTTCTAGGAGAAAGGTTTGGTGAGAACACATCAAACATTGTTGGGAGTTTTAACAGTGTGATTAAGCATGATAAGAGGCTTCCTTCACTTGAGCTTCTAGATTCTATTCGTGCTTATGTAATGGAGCAGAACTACCAGAGGAAGGTTGAGTATGGTAAGTGGACTGGAAAGCTTACTCCCCGGATGCAGGCTAGGCTCAACAAGAGGGTGACTGATTGCCGTTTTTACAAGTTCCTTAGATCAGGTGGTAAAGTTTTCGAGATCATTTATCCTACTGGAAAGCACTTAGTCGACTTGGATGCTAAGATTTGCACTTGA